tagacgcTGTCTCCTAAAGAGCTTTGGCACATTGTACACCAGTGTTATGGCACAGAGCTTGGGCTAACAAGCGAGGACGATGATTACGTCTCTCCCACCAGCGAGCATGTCAACGGCCTACTGTAAGCTCCACCTGCCCCCCCCTTTacatcctctgtgtgtgtttagaattttataaacactattgcttgaaagtttgtgaaccctttagaaattcttagatttctgcataaatatacatgatCAGTGCATCAGACAGTACAGAAGAGCTTCAGCACTGGGGTTTTACTGGGTGTCCTCACATGATCTGACTGCTTCAGGTCCTTCTACAACATTTCTGTTGGATTAAAGTCAGGACATTGACATTATCTTTATTCCTCTTTAATCAGTCTTTGGTGCACAGACTCGGTGCTTGTGCTCGTTGTCTTGGTGAACGATACATTTTCTCTTGAGGTCCAGTTCATGGTCAGATGTTCTGATATTTTCATTTAGAGATCACCGGAATAATCTGAATTTATTGCAGAAATATTGAcatttctaaagggttcacaaacttttaagcgacactgtatatatatatctctctcagGCCAGCTGATGATTCTTCCTCCGACGTGATGGATCCGTCCTCAGCTTTGGCAGCACCTGGATCTTCTCCTCTATCCTCGTCTTCCTCTTCAATTCAGCCAGCAGAGGTCCAGCCATCGAAACAGAACGCAGAGTCTGAGCCAACTCCAAATACACACTCTATCACACACGCTACACCCCCTGCCTCCaccactgctgctgctactgtgAGTCGCgtatataacgtgtgtgtgatgggtttaGACACGCCCACTAGTGGCGGTTAAGGCACTCATATCTTTAACAAGAAAAGAAatagtatttaaattttttaaataatttaatttgaatGTGAAATTTTGAATGTGAAATTAATCTGCAGCTTTAGGTGTCAATTCCAttttaatgagtgtttattcTGGTATTAATGAGCAGGAAGTAATGCCCATATAAGGTTTACATGGTGTAGGTCAGAGCATCAGGAGAGTGATGTTACAGTGGTTTTCTTTTGGATCCCTGCGGTAGAATTTGGAGGAAGGTGGGCAGGAAGGTCAGGCTGAAGAAACTGAGCAGGTGACACCGGTGGCTCACGTGTCATCACTGGAGATGACCAACGACGAAGAGCTTCCCACTGACCCGAGCAACTCGTCTGACACGCAGGAAGAGAGTGAGCACCTGCCTACACAGAAACCGACCGTATTCCATACACCAGATTATCCGagccatataaataaataaatataaataaacacttctGTTAAAGTCTCattatgttgttatttattacggctggagaaaaaaagctgcttcttaagtaaataaaaatacactgaaCTAAAAAACTGGGATGTGCTTTGAGAAGAAAAtgagtaaaataaagtaaaaaatattaatgatatatttatactggaaaacaaaatgtgaaatgtagaattattattattatatattactatattatttacatttttacatagaTTTCCATACAATCTGATTAAATAATGATAAATcattgtgtttgtgcgtgtgtgtttgtgtgtgtttgtgcgtgtgtgtgtttgtgtgtgtgtgtgtgtttgtgcgtgtgtgtgtttgtacgtatgtgtgcgtttgtgtgtgtgtgtgtttgtgcttgtgtgtgtgtgtgtgtgtatgtgtgtttttgtgtgtctgtatgtgtgtgtgtgtttgtgtgtctgtgtgtgtgtgtctgtatgtgtgtgtgtgtttgtgcctttgtgtgtgtgtgtgtatgtgtgtgtatgtgttccaGGTGAGGTGGAGTTGTTCTGTGGTGATCTACGAGGTCGTCTCCACATTAACACCGTGCTGAGGATGAGTGTGGACAGACTGTACGAGCTGCTcttctctgacacacacttccTGCAGCACCTCTTCACCCAGCGCAGCTTCACTGGtcagtacagtgttgtgtagtgtagaagcGACTGATACACACTATTATTTCTAGTTTAATGAGCAGAAACATCAACAACACGTCACCTTACTTCTCACAGCAGACACACGTGAGACCACACCTTAGATCACACCTTGTACCACACCATGTACATTTCTATAGGCCACACCCCTTAGACGCTAGCTTTCATAGCCCACCTCTTAAAATCCACAGCTTAGAGTTGTAGGTATATAATGATAGACTTTTACTTTATTCACtgtagatctctctctctgtttgtgtgtgtgtctctctctctgtttgtgtgtgtgtgtctctctctgtgtgtgtgtctctctctctctctgtttgtgtgtgtgtctctctctctgtttgtgtgtgtgtgtctctgtgtgtgtgtgtctctctctttgtttgtgtgtgtctctctctctgtttgtgtgtgtgtgtctgtgtgtgtgtgtctctctctctctgtttgtgtgtgtgtgtgtctctctctgtttgtgtgtgtctctgtgtgtgtgtgtgtgtgtgtgtgtgtgtgtgtctctctctctctgtttgtgtgtgtgtgtgtgtgtgtgtctctctgtttgtgtctgtgtctctctgtctgtttgtgtctatgtctctctctgtttgtgtgtgtgtgtctctctgtgtgtgtgtgtgtctctctctctgtttgtgtgtgtctctctctctgtttgtgtgtgtctctgtgtgtgtgtgtgtgtgtgtgtctctctctgtttgtgtgtgtgtgtgtgtctctctctgtttgtgtctgtgtctctctgtctgtttgtgtctgtgtctctctctctgtttgtgtatgtgtgtctctctctctgtttgtgtctgtgtctctctctctgtttgtgtctgtgtctctctctctgtttgtgtgtgtgtgtctctctctgtttgtgtctgtgtctctctctgtttgtgtgtgtgtgtgtctctctctctgtttgtgtgtgtgtgtctctctctgtttgtgtgtgtctctctctgtttgtgtgtgtgtgtctctctgtttgtgtgtgtgtgtctctctctctgtttgtgtgtgtgtctctctctcaccacacacacacacacacagatctgtcAGTACAGGAGTGGCAGAAAGACAGCAGCAGTGGGATCAGCACTCGAGTTTTAAGTTACACCATCGCCATTAACAACCCCCTTGGTCCTAAAACAGCCCCTGTGGTAGAAACAcaggtaaatacacacataaaacagaTGGACAGCTTAGGTTTTCTTCAAGCGATCTATATGTGAtcttatggtgtgtgtgtgtgtgtgtgtgtgtgtgtgtgtgtgtgttaacagacTCTCCATAAGAGCAGTTCTCGAGGTGTGTGTTATGTGGTGGACTCCGAGGTCATCACGTCAGGAATCCCGTACCAAGATTACTTCTACACCGTACACAGATACTGTCTCACCTCCGTCAGCACACAGAAGAGCCGCCTCAggtctcatatacacacatacacacacacacacacacacatacacacacacacatacacacacacacataaacacacacacacatacatacacttacacacacacatacacacacacatataaacacacacacacacattacacacacacacataaacacacacacacatacatacacttacacacacacacataaacacacacacacatacacacacacattacacacatgtTGAAAGCATTtatacattcacacatttcaAACAGTGCtagcacctacacacacaacacatattcACATCACAAATGTACACTAGCAAATGcattactgacacactcactgcTAACAAACATACTgttagctcacacacacacacacacacacacacacacacacacacacacacacacacacaaggcacaacaaaacacatgctgaatGATGGAGATGAAATGTCATTAAACAgagtaatatgtgtgtgtgtgtgtgtgtgtgtgtgtgtgcagggtctCATCAGATATCTGCTACAGGAAGCAGCCATGGAGTTTGGTGAAGGCTCTGATAGAGAAAAACACCTGGAGTGGCATAGAAGAGTACTACAGGCACAtgggtacacaaacacacacacacacacacacacacacacacacacacacacacacacacacacacaaacacatataaaacTTGCTTATTCAGATTTGTCTAGTAACCATGGTAACAGGTAGCAAACCTGTCATTAAAGCTCATAGTGCAGAAATAGTGTCTTCTACagaaattcattttaataagattttgactgtgtgtgtgtgtgtgtgtgtgtgtgtgtgtgtgtgtgtgtgtgtgtgtgtgtgtgtgtgtgtgcagagatgGAGGTGTGTAAGTTGGAGACTCTACTCCAGTcccaggtggtgtgtgtgggagaaTCAGAATTGGTTAAAGCTCCTCCCACACTGCGCAGGCGCAAACACACCGGCTTGAAACGGGCAGAGGGGGCGGGGCCTGGGGGTGGAGCTACTGAGCAAGGGGCTGCTGCTCAAAGGGAGCGCAGAGACACAGGTGAAGAATGTTAACTATGTTCTGTAAACCCTAGTGGTGACATTGGGAACTACAGcgaatatttaaaaagaaaacagtttttaaaaaatctattaaaaagtctaactttagtgtgtgtgtgtgtgtgtgtgtgtgtgtgtgtgtgtgtgtgtgtgtgtgtgtgtgtgtttcaggtgcaCAGTACCTGAAGGTTGGTGAGAGGTGGCGAGGTTCAGCAAACAGCAATAGCGTCACACTCCTGCTCATCATCAGCTTCATGTGAGtgtaatatatattcatttatttatatttatattcacatcattttgtttgttttgttttgttgttatttacatGTACTTCACTGTGGTGTAACCAGATCCAAATATGAACCGTTCCTGTATAAGCTTTATAAACATCtgcatgtatataaatatatataagataagAATATACAATAagatttattttcctataagGATAAGAGCTGCAGTGGGATCAGGTAGAGAACTTTAACATGTTTACACTTCACTGTTTGTCTGAACACATTGTTAAATCATTAGagggaaataaaaatgacaggtattattattattattattattattattattattattattatagtgcaGTAATGAGCAGGTGCTCAGACCGACGGTGTTAATGAGTTACAGGACACCTGATAAAGAGCTCTGACGGGCTGCCATCATTCAGACGCTGTGGATTTGTTCTGTTCTCAGACCCGTCACCTAGCTGTGACGTCTGTCAGGATCAGTTCCTCAGTCTAATCAGTCATGATGATATAaagcctcacacacagacacacaacctgaaaacaacacagaaatgATCACCTATTAAAGCTGCATTGACTTTTAGCATTCTTtacttctcatttttatttttttgtcctgatttttttttcattcctattttgtttaattctgtttacCTTCTCTTTACTCTGGGACTTTGGCCCTCTTGTTGTttaacaatctctctctctctctctctctctctctctctctctctctctctttctttatctctctcttgtaacactcaatctgtctctcaatcacatctctctctctgtcatctctctctgtcatctgTCTCTTTCGTTATCTCTCTCGTAACACTTAATCTGTCTCTcaatcacatctctctctctctctgtctctctctttgtctctcaatcacatctgtctgtcatctctctctctctctcttaaaatcacatctctctttctcaatcacatctctctttctgtgtctctctctttgtctttcaatcacatctgtctgtcatctctctctctctctctctctcaatcacatctctctcgctccctctcactctctccctctctctctctctctctctctctctctctctctctctctctctctctctctctctctctttctctctcaccccccccctctctccctctccctgctGCCCCCCTGCCGTGTGTAGGATCTGTATCAGGTACAGTATTCTGCTTTGTTGGTGTTCAGTGTTGGATTTGGTTCATCACATTAACCTCATCACCCTGTTGGCCGTGTACAGTAACTGTAACTGGGGCCTAAAAGTGAAGCCaaagggtctgtgtgtgtgtgtgtgtgtgtgtgtgtgtgtgtgtgtgtgtgtgtatgtaaagtgGGTGAGCTCATATGGCAAtatttatactgtgtgtgtgtgtgtgtttgtgtgtgtgtgtgtgcagtctggTGGTTTTGGTAGCTCTGAACATGATGCTGTTCTATAAGCTGTGGGCTCTGGAACGAGCCGCTCACACACTTGAGACGTGGCAGTCATACTCACTGTCGGACAGgtactacacacactcatacacacacacacacacacacacacacacacacacacacacacacagaaccacaaaATGAGAACACTTACAAACAGAATGtcatacattttattcacaaaCTGAAAAAATATCAGCTCAAATATTACACCATGATCAACATGCTGTCTCACTCCCttcccctgtctgtctgtctgtctgtctgtctgtctgtctgtctctcagtcctCTCCCACAGTCATCATCTGAGTGGATGAAGGTTCTGCAGTTACAGCGTCAGTTCCATCAGGCACAACTAAACAAGTGGCAGCAGATCCTACACTCATCAGTCACACTGCTtgaccaggtgtgtgtgtgtgtgtgtgtgtgtgtgtgtgtgtgtgtgtgtgtgtgtgtgtgtgtgtgagagtatgtgtgtttgtgagtgtgtgtgtgtttgtgtgtgtgtgtgtgtgtctgtctgtctgtgtgtgtgtgtgtgtgtgtgtgagagtatgtgtgtttgtgagtgtgtgtgtgtttgtgtgtgtgtgtgtgtgtgtgtctgtctgtgtttgtgtgtgtgtgtgtgtgtatgtgtgtgtctgtgtgtgtgtctgtctgtgggtgtgtgtgtttgtgtgagtgtacacacactaaagtgtctctcactcactctctctctcactcactcactctctctctctctctctctctctctctctcagatgaaACAGTCTCTGGAGAATCTACACAGAGGAATAATTAGATCTGAGGAACAGAAAGCTGTCGCTCCTCCTCCATCTGAACCTCCCACAACAGACACTCTAACtgagcagtgacacacacacacacacacacacacacacacacacacacacacacacagaccttgcAGCCGCTCTCTGATCAATAGACTGTGAACATGTGATTGGGCAAAATTACAGAGAATGCTCAGCTTCTTCCACTGTGACTAACTGTGAATGCAGCGCTGCCTTTCCTTGTGCCCTACACCCTAATCCCTACACCCTAATCCCTACACCCTAACACCTACACACTAATCCCTATACCCTAATCCCTACACACTAATCCCTACACCCTAATCCCTTCACCCTAATCCCTACACTTTTACTTACTAAAGCAATAAATCAGTGGTGATTTGGGACAGAGCCAAACTGTTCACTCTGAGTAGTGATCTTCAAACTAGTACACGATCGCCACTGaatcacttttacacacacacacacacacacacacacacacacacagttttaaagGAAGAGGCGGGCCCTCATACTTCAGAGcttcttcctgtttttctgGTCAGGACCTACAGACTGATGTTTTATCTTCCTTCAGCAGCATGATCACTTCATCTTGTAATGATTACCCAGAATGCTCAGCTGCAACATGCTTCAGTTTTCTGGAACTTGAGAGACGGTGCAATCGACCGCTTCAGTATTTATTTCtctgactgaaaaaaaatcttgtttggtttgtgtgtgtgtgtgtgttaagaccACAACAGCAATAATCatgaagagaaaatgtgtgaTATTTATTGTGAAAGGCAGAGCTGCTTGTATGTGATGTaaaaacactgttacactcagtGACAGGGTCTGAAATGAACTCCGCCTCCTGACCCAGCGCCCATTAAACCACTCCCACATCTTAACTCTGCCCACAAGAGTGACGTGACGAGGAGCTACGAGCTAACGTATCTGTGCCTTTCCAGAACAGGAGACGTCACGGATACGGGACTAGacctttaattatttaacatcGTTTAACAAGTCCTCCAGTCCATAAGGAGGCGTAGCAGCAGTAATCATCAGTAACGTTAGAATATTCTCAGGTTCTCTACAAGTCCATTAatgttacattttaataatagatttaaGAAGTTGATTTCAGACCCTGCACTTCAGACCCTCTGTTTCTCttagtattatatttatttgatgtCACATCGAACAGCTCGGTGTGTCGCCGTCTTCTGtcattgttgttgtattttattgGATCAAGACTTGAAGTGATCAGGGTTACTGTAGATCTGCAGGCGTGTCCATCATCACCATATTCACCCAGAAACGTCGACACGTCCTGCCTCTCGACCGCCGGCAGGAATCACCACGAGATGTTCAACGGATTATCTGTCAGATCTTCTTCATAATTATCAGATATCTGATTAAAGATATCACGAGGAGCTGAACCTCAATCTGACAAACAGCAAAATATCACTGTAAAAACCAGAAAGTCTTTCATCCTCAAACGTTCACTTGGGGATAAAAGTTTGTTAAACATTACAAAAAGATTTTGAAAGAATTTGGATTTTATTGGACAAAGATTTTGTCAATGTTATCAGACAACATTTTTAGTGTTATtcatttatagtttatttagttattatacCTGAGCTCTTATGTGAAATGTGCAGAGTATTTATAACGTGTGATACGCACCGCCTCCCTGAGGTTTCAGATGGTTGCTGGGTTTAACCAATCCGGTTGTTTCTCTCGACTGgtctgctctgattggctgctggcAGTCTCAGTGACACAAAGTGATCGAGATCGTTAACAACTGCAGCAGTGTGACAAAATGTCTAtggaaaaatgaagaaataactAATAACACCCAATTTGTtcactgttgccatggtaacggTTTTATCCTGCCCCCTGGATTGGTGTGTCAGGTTCAtatagaaatgtaaagaaagaaaagattttttcaCTGATATTATAAACCATGATTATATATGAGCCTGCTGTAGACCCAACCATCtggaagcacacacacacacacacacacacaataatattcATGTTGCTGTTTAAACACTGAGGACCAAACAGAGTTTGGGGACAAAGGGACGTCCCCCTGCTGTGTCTCTCtgcatttcacacatttttgtacaattttagctgctgtgtgttgtgtattttttagcAATGATGTCTGTTACTGCTGTTCCTTATCCTGCACTCCTCTATccacatcactctctctctctctctctccctctgtcactctctgttttatttatttgctttagtCTGGAGGAGGAAGTGTGGTTTTGCTGTAAAGTTCTGATTTGAaaggcaaaacaaataaaagtaggaCTTTAGGGAAATGAAACATCACTCAGTGTGTTTATGGTTTTATTTGTCTGGGCTTTCATGGAAATTCTGTAAATTCAGTAGAACATTGATATCCACCTCGAGCTCCTGAGTGAGAAGGTAAACTAATGTAAACCTCAAGCTGATGGACTTCAGATcatatacctgtctgtctgtctgtctctgtctgtctgtctatgtctgtctgtctgacagagCTGTAAACAGTGAACAAACTCTAAATGGAGGATTTAGTGatcacattattaatattattattattattattattattattatttgaccCACCGTATAAATTAGATAATTATATTCCACTTATGTTTGTCAGTCTTTACTCTGATCACTTATTTCTGCTC
This genomic stretch from Tachysurus fulvidraco isolate hzauxx_2018 chromosome 25, HZAU_PFXX_2.0, whole genome shotgun sequence harbors:
- the gramd1a gene encoding protein Aster-A isoform X5 encodes the protein MFDTASNSPRSTPGSSPSLRRRVLGGRASEGEGQNERTGGGGADSSSLPTASSSSSLLPTPSASTSNYPISSRHFSRNAKKMQSWYNVLSPTYKQRNEEFRKLFKKLPETERLIVDYSCALQKDILLQGRLYLSENWICFYSNIFRWETTITILLKEVTNLTKEKTAKLIPNAIQINTEQDKHFFTSFGARDRSFMMIFRLWQNALMDKTLSPKELWHIVHQCYGTELGLTSEDDDYVSPTSEHVNGLLPADDSSSDVMDPSSALAAPGSSPLSSSSSSIQPAEVQPSKQNAESEPTPNTHSITHATPPASTTAAATNLEEGGQEGQAEETEQVTPVAHVSSLEMTNDEELPTDPSNSSDTQEESEVELFCGDLRGRLHINTVLRMSVDRLYELLFSDTHFLQHLFTQRSFTDLSVQEWQKDSSSGISTRVLSYTIAINNPLGPKTAPVVETQTLHKSSSRGVCYVVDSEVITSGIPYQDYFYTVHRYCLTSVSTQKSRLRVSSDICYRKQPWSLVKALIEKNTWSGIEEYYRHMEMEVCKLETLLQSQVVCVGESELVKAPPTLRRRKHTGLKRAEGAGPGGGATEQGAAAQRERRDTGAQYLKVGERWRGSANSNSVTLLLIISFMICISLVVLVALNMMLFYKLWALERAAHTLETWQSYSLSDSPLPQSSSEWMKVLQLQRQFHQAQLNKWQQILHSSVTLLDQMKQSLENLHRGIIRSEEQKAVAPPPSEPPTTDTLTEQ
- the gramd1a gene encoding protein Aster-A isoform X2; this translates as MADSIPIPMLNILPPSSDNDSWSPSPSPLSHRRRNWDAIGKKRRTRAHQEDNLGDGDRSRSKKSEKMKGRNLSPVRVEGEGLVKELANNSASFLLPPSRRSSPRTRWSRWSLRSFHMKDSDCESCSTASNSPRSTPGSSPSLRRRVLGGRASEGEGQNERTGGGGADSSSLPTASSSSSLLPTPSASTSNYPISSRHFSRNAKKMQSWYNVLSPTYKQRNEEFRKLFKKLPETERLIVDYSCALQKDILLQGRLYLSENWICFYSNIFRWETTITILLKEVTNLTKEKTAKLIPNAIQINTEQDKHFFTSFGARDRSFMMIFRLWQNALMDKTLSPKELWHIVHQCYGTELGLTSEDDDYVSPTSEHVNGLLPADDSSSDVMDPSSALAAPGSSPLSSSSSSIQPAEVQPSKQNAESEPTPNTHSITHATPPASTTAAATNLEEGGQEGQAEETEQVTPVAHVSSLEMTNDEELPTDPSNSSDTQEESEVELFCGDLRGRLHINTVLRMSVDRLYELLFSDTHFLQHLFTQRSFTDLSVQEWQKDSSSGISTRVLSYTIAINNPLGPKTAPVVETQTLHKSSSRGVCYVVDSEVITSGIPYQDYFYTVHRYCLTSVSTQKSRLRVSSDICYRKQPWSLVKALIEKNTWSGIEEYYRHMEMEVCKLETLLQSQVVCVGESELVKAPPTLRRRKHTGLKRAEGAGPGGGATEQGAAAQRERRDTGAQYLKVGERWRGSANSNSVTLLLIISFILVVLVALNMMLFYKLWALERAAHTLETWQSYSLSDSPLPQSSSEWMKVLQLQRQFHQAQLNKWQQILHSSVTLLDQMKQSLENLHRGIIRSEEQKAVAPPPSEPPTTDTLTEQ
- the gramd1a gene encoding protein Aster-A isoform X1, which produces MADSIPIPMLNILPPSSDNDSWSPSPSPLSHRRRNWDAIGKKRRTRAHQEDNLGDGDRSRSKKSEKMKGRNLSPVRVEGEGLVKELANNSASFLLPPSRRSSPRTRWSRWSLRSFHMKDSDCESCSTASNSPRSTPGSSPSLRRRVLGGRASEGEGQNERTGGGGADSSSLPTASSSSSLLPTPSASTSNYPISSRHFSRNAKKMQSWYNVLSPTYKQRNEEFRKLFKKLPETERLIVDYSCALQKDILLQGRLYLSENWICFYSNIFRWETTITILLKEVTNLTKEKTAKLIPNAIQINTEQDKHFFTSFGARDRSFMMIFRLWQNALMDKTLSPKELWHIVHQCYGTELGLTSEDDDYVSPTSEHVNGLLPADDSSSDVMDPSSALAAPGSSPLSSSSSSIQPAEVQPSKQNAESEPTPNTHSITHATPPASTTAAATNLEEGGQEGQAEETEQVTPVAHVSSLEMTNDEELPTDPSNSSDTQEESEVELFCGDLRGRLHINTVLRMSVDRLYELLFSDTHFLQHLFTQRSFTDLSVQEWQKDSSSGISTRVLSYTIAINNPLGPKTAPVVETQTLHKSSSRGVCYVVDSEVITSGIPYQDYFYTVHRYCLTSVSTQKSRLRVSSDICYRKQPWSLVKALIEKNTWSGIEEYYRHMEMEVCKLETLLQSQVVCVGESELVKAPPTLRRRKHTGLKRAEGAGPGGGATEQGAAAQRERRDTGAQYLKVGERWRGSANSNSVTLLLIISFMICISLVVLVALNMMLFYKLWALERAAHTLETWQSYSLSDSPLPQSSSEWMKVLQLQRQFHQAQLNKWQQILHSSVTLLDQMKQSLENLHRGIIRSEEQKAVAPPPSEPPTTDTLTEQ
- the gramd1a gene encoding protein Aster-A isoform X3, with protein sequence MLMCSCDKVDFNPITQRRVYEAEQDHGHGAHSSNGSTASNSPRSTPGSSPSLRRRVLGGRASEGEGQNERTGGGGADSSSLPTASSSSSLLPTPSASTSNYPISSRHFSRNAKKMQSWYNVLSPTYKQRNEEFRKLFKKLPETERLIVDYSCALQKDILLQGRLYLSENWICFYSNIFRWETTITILLKEVTNLTKEKTAKLIPNAIQINTEQDKHFFTSFGARDRSFMMIFRLWQNALMDKTLSPKELWHIVHQCYGTELGLTSEDDDYVSPTSEHVNGLLPADDSSSDVMDPSSALAAPGSSPLSSSSSSIQPAEVQPSKQNAESEPTPNTHSITHATPPASTTAAATNLEEGGQEGQAEETEQVTPVAHVSSLEMTNDEELPTDPSNSSDTQEESEVELFCGDLRGRLHINTVLRMSVDRLYELLFSDTHFLQHLFTQRSFTDLSVQEWQKDSSSGISTRVLSYTIAINNPLGPKTAPVVETQTLHKSSSRGVCYVVDSEVITSGIPYQDYFYTVHRYCLTSVSTQKSRLRVSSDICYRKQPWSLVKALIEKNTWSGIEEYYRHMEMEVCKLETLLQSQVVCVGESELVKAPPTLRRRKHTGLKRAEGAGPGGGATEQGAAAQRERRDTGAQYLKVGERWRGSANSNSVTLLLIISFMICISLVVLVALNMMLFYKLWALERAAHTLETWQSYSLSDSPLPQSSSEWMKVLQLQRQFHQAQLNKWQQILHSSVTLLDQMKQSLENLHRGIIRSEEQKAVAPPPSEPPTTDTLTEQ
- the gramd1a gene encoding protein Aster-A isoform X4, whose protein sequence is MKKSTASNSPRSTPGSSPSLRRRVLGGRASEGEGQNERTGGGGADSSSLPTASSSSSLLPTPSASTSNYPISSRHFSRNAKKMQSWYNVLSPTYKQRNEEFRKLFKKLPETERLIVDYSCALQKDILLQGRLYLSENWICFYSNIFRWETTITILLKEVTNLTKEKTAKLIPNAIQINTEQDKHFFTSFGARDRSFMMIFRLWQNALMDKTLSPKELWHIVHQCYGTELGLTSEDDDYVSPTSEHVNGLLPADDSSSDVMDPSSALAAPGSSPLSSSSSSIQPAEVQPSKQNAESEPTPNTHSITHATPPASTTAAATNLEEGGQEGQAEETEQVTPVAHVSSLEMTNDEELPTDPSNSSDTQEESEVELFCGDLRGRLHINTVLRMSVDRLYELLFSDTHFLQHLFTQRSFTDLSVQEWQKDSSSGISTRVLSYTIAINNPLGPKTAPVVETQTLHKSSSRGVCYVVDSEVITSGIPYQDYFYTVHRYCLTSVSTQKSRLRVSSDICYRKQPWSLVKALIEKNTWSGIEEYYRHMEMEVCKLETLLQSQVVCVGESELVKAPPTLRRRKHTGLKRAEGAGPGGGATEQGAAAQRERRDTGAQYLKVGERWRGSANSNSVTLLLIISFMICISLVVLVALNMMLFYKLWALERAAHTLETWQSYSLSDSPLPQSSSEWMKVLQLQRQFHQAQLNKWQQILHSSVTLLDQMKQSLENLHRGIIRSEEQKAVAPPPSEPPTTDTLTEQ